One genomic region from Microcella humidisoli encodes:
- a CDS encoding glycerol-3-phosphate dehydrogenase/oxidase, with amino-acid sequence MTPRSASASRPSSSAARATVEALRARPECDVLIIGAGINGIATFRDLALNGVDVVLVDRDDYVAGASSGSSHMIHGGIRYLENGEFRLVQESVHERNALLRLAPHYVRPLPTTIPIFSTFSSLLSAPLKFIGVKTRGKKERGALIIKVGLTIYDIFSRDGGRVPRHQFRGATASRALLPALRGDVKWTATYYDASMHDPERLALDVLMDGVAVGDRARASNYVEAAGMDAEGAVLLRDAITREEFSMRPRVVVNASGPWTDLTNDALGAPSQFMGGTKGSHIVVDHPELLAACNGREIFFEFTDGRIVLIYPLKGRVLIGTTDIAHDMAEPIRCTEEEVDYFFDVVKYVFPSIPVDRSHIVFRFSGVRPLPRQDAASNAQISRDYRVEEGAVAGTPVLSLVGGKWTTFRALGEQLGGRVLALLGRSRSVSTDGRLIGGAVGYPTTPEARAEWLSQHGATVGAERAAELLERYGTSAEAIIRRIESVPDAPLAAAPDYSRAEIAHLAETEQVVRLVDVLLRRTSLAFRGLVTEALLAELAELLGDSLGWDSGRRAQERDDARLYLADRHGIDLTPADTTGAASRRGKGGA; translated from the coding sequence ATGACCCCCCGCTCCGCATCGGCTTCCCGCCCCTCCTCGTCCGCCGCCCGCGCCACCGTCGAGGCGCTGCGCGCCCGGCCCGAGTGCGATGTGCTCATCATCGGCGCCGGCATCAACGGCATCGCGACGTTCCGCGATCTCGCGCTCAACGGCGTCGACGTCGTGCTCGTCGACCGCGACGACTACGTCGCGGGTGCCTCCTCGGGCTCATCGCACATGATCCACGGCGGCATCCGCTACCTCGAGAACGGCGAGTTCCGGCTCGTGCAGGAGTCGGTGCACGAGCGCAACGCCCTGCTGCGCCTCGCCCCCCACTACGTGCGGCCGCTGCCGACGACCATCCCCATCTTCTCGACCTTCTCGAGCCTGCTCTCGGCGCCGCTGAAGTTCATCGGCGTGAAGACGCGCGGCAAGAAAGAGCGCGGCGCCCTGATCATCAAGGTCGGGCTCACGATCTACGACATCTTCTCGCGCGACGGCGGGCGCGTGCCGCGGCACCAGTTCCGCGGCGCCACGGCCTCGCGCGCCCTCCTGCCCGCGCTGCGCGGCGACGTCAAGTGGACGGCGACCTACTACGACGCCTCGATGCACGACCCCGAGCGGCTCGCGCTCGACGTGCTGATGGACGGCGTCGCCGTGGGCGACCGTGCGCGCGCATCCAACTATGTCGAAGCGGCCGGCATGGACGCCGAGGGCGCGGTGCTGCTGCGCGACGCGATCACGCGCGAGGAGTTCTCGATGCGCCCGCGCGTCGTCGTCAACGCCTCCGGCCCGTGGACCGACCTGACGAACGACGCGCTCGGAGCGCCCTCGCAGTTCATGGGCGGCACGAAGGGCTCGCACATCGTCGTCGATCACCCCGAGCTGCTCGCCGCCTGCAACGGCCGCGAGATCTTCTTCGAGTTCACCGACGGCCGCATCGTGCTCATCTACCCGCTCAAGGGCCGCGTGCTCATCGGCACGACCGACATCGCGCACGACATGGCCGAGCCGATCCGGTGCACCGAGGAGGAGGTCGACTACTTCTTCGACGTCGTGAAGTACGTCTTCCCGAGCATCCCCGTCGATCGCTCGCACATCGTCTTCCGGTTCTCGGGCGTGCGCCCCCTGCCGCGACAGGACGCGGCGTCGAACGCGCAGATCAGCCGCGACTACCGCGTCGAAGAGGGTGCCGTCGCTGGCACTCCCGTGTTGAGCCTGGTCGGCGGCAAGTGGACCACCTTCCGCGCGCTGGGCGAGCAGCTCGGCGGGCGCGTGCTCGCACTGCTCGGCCGCTCGCGGTCGGTCAGCACCGACGGCCGGCTCATCGGCGGCGCCGTGGGCTATCCGACGACGCCCGAGGCGCGCGCGGAATGGCTCTCCCAGCACGGCGCGACGGTGGGTGCTGAGCGCGCCGCCGAGCTGCTCGAGCGCTACGGCACGAGCGCTGAGGCGATCATCCGCCGCATCGAATCGGTTCCGGATGCGCCCCTCGCCGCGGCACCCGACTATTCGCGCGCCGAGATCGCGCACCTGGCCGAGACCGAGCAGGTCGTCCGGCTCGTCGACGTGCTGCTGCGGCGCACCTCGCTCGCGTTCCGCGGGCTCGTCACCGAGGCGCTGCTCGCCGAGCTCGCCGAGCTGCTCGGAGACTCGCTCGGCTGGGATTCGGGCAGGCGCGCTCAGGAGCGCGACGATGCCAGGCTGTATCTCGCCGACCGGCATGGGATCGATCTCACGCCGGCAGACACGACCGGCGCAGCGTCGCGCCGCGGAAAGGGTGGAGCATGA